One Streptomyces lincolnensis genomic region harbors:
- a CDS encoding carbohydrate kinase family protein: MIVVAGEALIDLVPQGAGALADLKPALGGGPYNTAVALGRLGSPTAFCSRTSHDAFGEALLDRLRASGVDVSAVQRGTEPTTLAVATIDADGSAAYSFYVDGTADRLFTAPAGLPEGTRAVSFGTCSLVLEPGASAYEELMRTAAAQGVFTALDPNIRAGLIPDADAYRARFKSWLPSVSLLKLSEEDALWLGGTPREWLAAGPSAVVITQGGDGLTAFTRDGAVHAVPGEKVDVVDTIGAGDTVNAALLHGLSARDALSPEALTGLGAEGWTQLLRFAARAAAITCSRAGAEPPYASELGEP; this comes from the coding sequence GTGATCGTCGTCGCCGGTGAGGCACTGATCGACCTCGTACCGCAGGGCGCCGGTGCCCTCGCGGATCTGAAGCCGGCGCTCGGCGGCGGCCCCTACAACACGGCCGTCGCCCTCGGCCGCCTCGGCTCCCCCACCGCCTTCTGCTCCCGCACCTCCCACGACGCCTTCGGCGAGGCCCTGCTCGACCGGCTGCGGGCGTCCGGTGTCGACGTCTCGGCCGTACAGCGCGGCACCGAGCCGACCACGCTCGCCGTCGCCACCATCGACGCCGACGGGTCGGCCGCCTACTCCTTCTACGTCGACGGCACCGCCGACCGGCTGTTCACGGCGCCCGCGGGGTTGCCCGAGGGCACCCGGGCGGTGTCCTTCGGCACCTGCTCGCTCGTCCTGGAGCCGGGTGCGAGCGCCTACGAGGAGCTGATGAGGACGGCGGCCGCGCAGGGGGTGTTCACCGCGCTCGACCCGAACATCCGAGCGGGCCTGATCCCCGACGCGGACGCCTATCGGGCGCGGTTCAAGAGCTGGCTGCCGTCGGTGTCGCTGCTCAAGCTCTCCGAGGAGGACGCGCTGTGGCTGGGCGGCACTCCGCGCGAGTGGCTGGCCGCGGGCCCCTCGGCCGTCGTGATCACGCAGGGCGGTGACGGACTGACTGCGTTCACCCGGGACGGTGCCGTGCACGCGGTGCCGGGCGAGAAGGTCGACGTCGTGGACACGATCGGCGCGGGCGACACCGTGAACGCGGCCCTGCTGCACGGTCTGTCCGCCCGGGACGCCCTGTCACCGGAGGCGCTCACCGGTCTGGGCGCCGAGGGCTGGACCCAGCTGCTGCGGTTCGCGGCGCGCGCGGCGGCGATCACCTGCTCGCGGGCGGGCGCGGAACCGCCGTACGCCTCCGAACTGGGTGAGCCGTAG
- the uvrA gene encoding excinuclease ABC subunit UvrA translates to MADRLIVRGAREHNLKNVSLDLPRDSLIVFTGLSGSGKSSLAFDTIFAEGQRRYVESLSSYARQFLGQMDKPDVDFIEGLSPAVSIDQKSTSRNPRSTVGTITEVYDYLRLLFARIGKPHCPECGRPIARQSPQAIVDKVLELPEGSRFQVLSPLVRERKGEFVDLFADLQTKGYSRARVDGETIQLSEPPTLKKQEKHTIEVVIDRLTVKESAKRRLTDSVETALGLAGGMVVLDFVDLPADDPDRERLYSEHLYCAYDDLSFEELEPRSFSFNSPFGACPECSGIGTRMEVDPELIVPDEDKSLDEGAIHPWSHGHTKDYFGRLIGALADALGFRTDIPFAGLPQRAKKALLYGHKTQIEVRYRNRYGRERVYTTPFEGAVPFVKRRHSESESDASRERFEGYMREVPCPTCEGTRLKPIVLAVTVMGKSIAEVSAMSISDCADFLGELKLNTRDKKIAERVLKEVNERLKFLVDVGLDYLSLNRAAGTLSGGEAQRIRLATQIGSGLVGVLYVLDEPSIGLHQRDNHRLIETLVRLRDMGNTLIVVEHDEDTIKVADWIVDIGPGAGEHGGKVVHSGHLKELLANDESQTGQYLSGKKSIPVPDIRRPHDPSRQLTVHGARENNLQDIDVSFPLGVFTAVTGVSGSGKSTLVNDILYTHLARELNGARSVPGRHTRVDGDDLVDKVVHVDQSPIGRTPRSNPATYTGVFDHVRKLFAETTEAKVRGYMPGRFSFNVKGGRCENCAGDGTIKIEMNFLPDVYVPCEVCHGARYNRETLEVHYKGKSIADVLNMPIEEATSFFEAVPAIARHLTTLKDVGLGYVRLGQSATTLSGGEAQRVKLASELQKRSTGRTVYVLDEPTTGLHFEDISKLLTVLAGLVDKGNTVIVIEHNLDVIKTADWVVDMGPEGGAGGGLVVAEGTPEEIAGVPASHTGKFLREVLGADRISDASSVKAPRKAAARKTVAAKAPAKKTATARTTATKAAPAKKTARARKA, encoded by the coding sequence GTGGCCGACCGTCTCATCGTCCGTGGCGCGCGCGAGCACAACCTGAAGAACGTCTCGCTCGACCTGCCCCGCGACTCGCTCATCGTCTTCACGGGCCTGTCCGGTTCGGGCAAGTCCTCCCTGGCCTTCGACACCATCTTCGCCGAGGGCCAGCGGCGCTACGTGGAGTCGCTCTCCTCGTACGCCCGCCAGTTCCTCGGCCAGATGGACAAGCCGGACGTCGACTTCATCGAGGGTCTGTCGCCCGCGGTCTCCATCGACCAGAAGTCGACCTCGCGCAACCCGCGCTCGACGGTCGGCACCATCACCGAGGTCTACGACTACCTCCGGCTGCTCTTCGCGCGCATCGGCAAGCCGCACTGCCCCGAGTGCGGCCGGCCGATCGCGCGCCAGTCGCCGCAGGCCATCGTCGACAAGGTCCTGGAGCTGCCGGAGGGGAGCCGCTTCCAGGTGCTGTCGCCGCTGGTGCGCGAGCGCAAGGGCGAGTTCGTCGACCTCTTCGCCGACCTCCAGACCAAGGGTTACAGCCGCGCGCGTGTGGACGGCGAGACCATCCAGCTCTCCGAGCCGCCCACGCTGAAGAAGCAGGAGAAGCACACCATCGAGGTGGTCATCGACCGCCTCACGGTGAAGGAGTCCGCCAAGCGCCGGCTCACCGACTCCGTGGAGACCGCCCTCGGCCTCGCCGGCGGCATGGTCGTCCTCGACTTCGTCGACCTCCCCGCGGACGATCCCGACCGCGAGCGGCTGTACTCCGAGCACCTGTACTGCGCCTACGACGACCTGTCCTTCGAGGAGCTGGAGCCCCGCTCCTTCTCCTTCAACTCGCCCTTCGGCGCCTGCCCCGAGTGCAGCGGCATCGGCACCCGCATGGAGGTCGACCCGGAGCTGATCGTCCCGGACGAGGACAAGTCCCTCGACGAGGGAGCCATCCACCCCTGGTCGCACGGACACACCAAGGACTACTTCGGCCGGCTGATCGGCGCCCTCGCGGACGCCCTGGGCTTCCGGACCGACATTCCCTTCGCGGGCCTGCCGCAGCGCGCCAAGAAGGCCCTGCTGTACGGCCACAAGACGCAGATCGAGGTCCGCTACCGGAACCGGTACGGACGCGAGCGGGTCTACACGACGCCCTTCGAAGGAGCCGTCCCCTTCGTCAAGCGCCGGCACAGCGAGTCCGAGAGCGACGCCAGCCGTGAGCGCTTCGAGGGCTACATGCGCGAGGTGCCCTGCCCCACCTGTGAGGGCACCCGCCTCAAGCCGATCGTCCTCGCGGTCACGGTGATGGGGAAGTCGATCGCCGAGGTCTCCGCGATGTCCATCAGCGACTGCGCGGACTTCCTGGGCGAGCTGAAGCTCAACACCCGCGACAAGAAGATCGCCGAGCGGGTGCTGAAGGAGGTCAACGAGCGGCTCAAGTTCCTCGTCGACGTCGGCCTCGACTACCTCTCGCTCAACCGCGCGGCCGGCACCCTTTCCGGCGGCGAGGCCCAGCGCATCCGCCTGGCCACCCAGATCGGCTCCGGCCTCGTCGGCGTGCTCTACGTCCTCGACGAGCCGTCCATCGGTCTGCACCAGCGCGACAACCACCGGCTGATCGAGACGCTGGTACGGCTGCGCGACATGGGCAACACGCTCATCGTCGTCGAGCACGACGAGGACACCATCAAGGTCGCCGACTGGATCGTCGACATCGGCCCCGGCGCGGGCGAGCACGGCGGCAAGGTCGTGCACAGCGGCCACCTGAAGGAACTGCTCGCCAACGACGAGTCGCAGACCGGGCAGTACCTCTCCGGGAAGAAGTCCATCCCGGTGCCCGACATCCGCCGCCCGCACGACCCGTCCCGGCAGCTCACAGTGCACGGCGCCCGTGAGAACAACCTCCAGGACATCGACGTCTCCTTCCCGCTCGGAGTCTTCACCGCGGTCACGGGCGTCTCCGGCTCCGGCAAGTCGACGCTGGTCAACGACATCCTGTACACCCACCTGGCCCGCGAGCTCAACGGCGCCCGGAGCGTTCCGGGGCGGCACACGCGCGTGGACGGCGACGACCTCGTCGACAAGGTCGTCCACGTCGACCAGTCGCCCATCGGCCGCACCCCGCGCTCCAACCCGGCCACGTACACCGGCGTCTTCGACCACGTCCGCAAGCTGTTCGCCGAGACCACCGAGGCGAAGGTCCGCGGCTACATGCCCGGCCGCTTCTCCTTCAACGTCAAGGGCGGCCGCTGCGAGAACTGCGCCGGCGACGGCACCATCAAGATCGAGATGAACTTCCTCCCGGACGTCTACGTCCCGTGCGAGGTCTGCCACGGCGCCCGCTACAACCGGGAGACCCTGGAGGTCCACTACAAGGGCAAGTCCATCGCCGACGTCCTGAACATGCCGATCGAGGAGGCGACTTCGTTCTTCGAGGCCGTCCCCGCCATCGCCCGGCACCTCACCACCCTGAAGGACGTCGGTCTCGGCTACGTCCGCCTCGGTCAGTCCGCCACCACCCTGTCCGGCGGCGAGGCCCAGCGGGTGAAGCTCGCCAGCGAACTCCAGAAGCGTTCCACCGGACGCACGGTCTACGTCCTGGACGAGCCGACCACCGGTCTGCACTTCGAGGACATCAGCAAGCTGCTGACGGTCCTGGCGGGCCTGGTCGACAAGGGCAACACGGTCATCGTCATCGAGCACAACCTCGACGTGATCAAGACCGCCGACTGGGTTGTCGACATGGGCCCCGAGGGCGGCGCGGGCGGCGGCCTCGTCGTCGCGGAGGGCACGCCGGAGGAGATCGCCGGGGTTCCGGCCAGCCACACCGGCAAGTTCCTGCGGGAGGTCCTCGGCGCCGACCGCATCAGCGACGCCTCCTCGGTGAAGGCCCCGCGCAAGGCGGCGGCCAGGAAGACCGTCGCGGCCAAGGCGCCGGCGAAGAAGACGGCGACGGCCCGGACCACGGCCACGAAGGCCGCGCCCGCGAAGAAGACGGCCCGGGCGCGCAAGGCCTGA
- a CDS encoding maleylpyruvate isomerase family mycothiol-dependent enzyme, which yields MIDHAHDLASVRDATERLLTAVAKLDNASVAEASRLPGWTRGHVLAHLARNADALVNVLEGRPMYTSGEARDADIERDAPRPLDVQLADLRDSAARLEETGSVPADWSRTVELRGGVTDAAARVPFRRWVEVELHHVDLGIGYKLEDLPAEFTEREIAFLVERFTGHPDVPPAHLTDGTRAWSTGRREPSAPEVTVTGRASDLLGWLCGRRDGTGLTVAGGPLPALPPL from the coding sequence ATGATTGATCACGCGCATGACCTGGCGTCTGTACGTGACGCGACCGAGCGGCTGCTCACCGCAGTCGCCAAGCTGGACAACGCGTCGGTGGCCGAGGCGTCACGGCTCCCCGGGTGGACCCGCGGCCATGTCCTGGCCCACCTCGCCCGCAACGCGGACGCCCTCGTGAACGTCCTCGAAGGCCGCCCCATGTACACCTCCGGCGAGGCCCGGGACGCCGACATCGAGCGGGACGCCCCGCGCCCCCTCGACGTCCAGCTCGCCGACCTGCGCGACAGCGCCGCGCGCCTGGAGGAGACGGGCTCCGTGCCCGCGGACTGGTCGCGCACGGTGGAGCTGCGAGGCGGCGTCACCGACGCGGCGGCCCGGGTGCCGTTCCGGCGCTGGGTCGAGGTGGAGCTGCACCATGTGGACCTGGGGATCGGCTACAAGCTGGAGGACCTGCCGGCCGAGTTCACGGAGCGGGAGATCGCGTTCCTCGTGGAGCGGTTCACGGGGCATCCCGACGTGCCGCCCGCGCATCTGACGGACGGCACGCGCGCGTGGAGCACGGGCCGCCGGGAGCCGAGCGCGCCCGAGGTGACCGTGACCGGCCGGGCGTCCGACCTGCTGGGCTGGCTGTGCGGCCGCCGCGACGGCACCGGCCTGACCGTGGCCGGCGGCCCACTGCCGGCCCTTCCGCCGCTGTAG
- a CDS encoding MBL fold metallo-hydrolase, which yields MTYSGQVTVGGPADVHELKDLMITKIAVGPMDNNAYLLRCRATDEQLLIDAANDADTLIGMIGGDGIASVVTTHQHGDHWQALAAVVAATGARTYAGRADAEGIPVPTDVLVDDGDTIRVGRVELTARHLVGHTPGSIALVYDDPHGHPHVFTGDCLFPGGVGNTRKDPKAFASLIHDVETKIFDALPDETWVYPGHGDDTSLGTERPHLPEWHTRGW from the coding sequence ATGACGTACAGCGGACAGGTCACGGTGGGCGGCCCGGCGGACGTCCACGAGCTCAAGGACCTGATGATCACCAAGATCGCGGTCGGCCCGATGGACAACAACGCCTATCTGCTGCGCTGCCGGGCCACGGACGAGCAGCTGCTGATCGACGCGGCCAACGACGCGGACACCCTGATCGGCATGATCGGTGGCGACGGCATCGCATCCGTCGTCACCACGCACCAGCACGGCGACCACTGGCAGGCGCTCGCCGCGGTGGTCGCGGCCACGGGCGCGCGGACGTACGCCGGGCGGGCCGACGCCGAGGGCATCCCGGTCCCGACCGACGTCCTGGTCGACGACGGCGACACCATCCGCGTGGGCCGCGTGGAGCTCACCGCCCGCCACCTCGTCGGCCACACGCCGGGCTCGATCGCCCTCGTCTACGACGATCCGCACGGCCACCCCCATGTCTTCACCGGGGACTGCCTGTTCCCCGGCGGCGTCGGCAACACCCGCAAGGATCCGAAGGCGTTCGCCAGTCTGATCCACGACGTCGAGACGAAGATCTTCGACGCGCTCCCGGACGAGACCTGGGTCTACCCGGGCCACGGCGACGACACGTCGCTGGGCACCGAGCGACCGCACCTGCCGGAGTGGCACACGCGCGGGTGGTGA
- a CDS encoding ABC transporter substrate-binding protein translates to MHPAPRALRRAVAATTIALLATAVGCAPQPEEKASDTSSGSAAGACAKGKLATRTSGKLTIATDEPAYEPWFKDDKPANGKGFESAVAYAVARQLGYDKSAVVWQSVPFNKAFAPGEKTFDFDINQVSISAERKKAVDFSSGYYDVRQAVIALKGTRAAKATSVADLKGLKLGAQVGTTSLDYIDDVVKPTRDAAVYAKNDQAKSALKNGQVDAVVVDLPTAFYITAAEVTDARIVGQFENQGGTPEQFGLVLDKGSALTSCVTDAVDTLRENGTLAKLEQQWLSDAVDAPVLK, encoded by the coding sequence ATGCATCCTGCCCCGCGCGCGCTGCGCCGCGCCGTCGCCGCCACGACCATAGCCCTGCTCGCCACCGCCGTCGGCTGTGCCCCGCAGCCCGAGGAGAAGGCGTCCGACACGTCCTCGGGATCGGCCGCCGGCGCCTGCGCCAAGGGCAAGCTGGCGACCAGGACGTCCGGCAAGCTGACCATCGCCACCGACGAGCCCGCCTACGAGCCGTGGTTCAAGGACGACAAGCCCGCGAACGGCAAGGGCTTCGAGTCGGCGGTCGCGTACGCCGTCGCGCGGCAACTCGGCTACGACAAGAGCGCCGTCGTCTGGCAGAGCGTGCCCTTCAACAAGGCGTTCGCGCCCGGTGAGAAGACGTTCGACTTCGACATCAACCAGGTGTCGATCAGCGCCGAGCGCAAGAAGGCCGTGGACTTCTCCTCCGGCTACTACGACGTGCGCCAGGCCGTCATCGCGCTCAAGGGCACCCGGGCCGCGAAGGCGACAAGCGTCGCGGACCTGAAGGGCCTCAAGCTGGGCGCCCAGGTCGGTACGACGAGCCTCGACTACATCGACGACGTGGTGAAGCCGACGCGGGACGCCGCCGTCTACGCCAAGAACGACCAGGCCAAGTCGGCGCTGAAGAACGGCCAGGTGGACGCCGTCGTCGTCGATCTGCCGACCGCGTTCTACATCACCGCCGCCGAGGTGACGGACGCCAGGATCGTGGGCCAGTTCGAGAACCAGGGCGGTACGCCGGAGCAGTTCGGGCTCGTCCTCGACAAGGGCAGCGCGCTCACCTCGTGCGTGACGGACGCCGTGGACACGCTGCGCGAGAACGGCACCCTGGCGAAGCTGGAGCAGCAGTGGCTGTCCGACGCCGTCGACGCACCGGTGCTCAAGTGA
- a CDS encoding amino acid ABC transporter permease produces MTVAKERSGEDSTDDDGYVPSQRRIDREAYKRARSRRATALAAVSTLVTGAVLYLIVVNAPGWPRTKETFFNGEYAREALPKVLEGLWLNVRLLLICGAAVLVLGMLIAIARTLRGPVFFPLRVLAAAYTDFFRGLPLIINLMIVVLGVPALRLQGVTVDPVLLGGTALTLTYSAYVAEVFRAGIESVHPSQRAAARSLGLTNRQALRFVVLPQAVRRQVPPLLNDLVSLQKDTGLVSIGGAVDAVRAADIIVGRSLNYTPYIVAGLVFVALTIPMTRFTDWVTARMDRRRAQGGAL; encoded by the coding sequence GTGACGGTCGCCAAGGAGCGGTCCGGCGAGGACAGCACGGACGACGACGGATACGTCCCCTCGCAGCGACGGATCGACCGGGAGGCCTACAAGCGCGCCCGTTCCCGCCGCGCGACGGCACTCGCCGCGGTCTCGACGCTGGTCACGGGTGCCGTCCTGTACCTGATCGTCGTCAACGCGCCGGGCTGGCCGCGCACCAAGGAGACGTTCTTCAACGGGGAGTACGCGCGCGAGGCGCTCCCCAAGGTCCTCGAAGGGCTGTGGCTCAACGTCCGGCTGCTGCTGATCTGCGGTGCCGCCGTCCTCGTCCTCGGGATGCTCATCGCGATCGCCCGCACCCTGCGCGGTCCGGTGTTCTTCCCGCTGCGGGTGCTGGCCGCCGCCTACACGGACTTCTTCCGCGGACTGCCGCTGATCATCAACCTGATGATCGTCGTCCTGGGCGTGCCGGCGCTGCGCCTCCAGGGCGTGACCGTCGACCCCGTGCTGCTCGGCGGTACGGCGCTGACGCTGACGTACTCGGCGTATGTCGCCGAGGTGTTCCGGGCCGGCATCGAGTCCGTCCACCCCTCGCAGCGCGCCGCGGCCCGCTCGCTCGGTCTGACGAACCGGCAGGCCCTGCGGTTCGTGGTGCTGCCGCAGGCGGTGCGCCGTCAGGTGCCGCCCCTGCTGAACGACCTGGTGTCGCTCCAGAAGGACACCGGGCTGGTGTCGATCGGCGGCGCCGTCGACGCCGTACGGGCCGCGGACATCATCGTCGGCCGCAGCCTGAACTACACGCCGTACATCGTCGCGGGCCTGGTGTTCGTGGCGCTGACCATTCCGATGACCCGGTTCACGGACTGGGTGACGGCCCGCATGGACCGCCGGCGGGCCCAGGGAGGAGCGCTGTGA
- a CDS encoding amino acid ABC transporter ATP-binding protein — MESVRKTFGDTVVLRDVDLEVAPHTVTALIGASGSGKSTLLRCANLLEDIDDGAIWLDDEEITDPRADQDAVRRRIGVVFQAYNLFPHMTVLENITLAPRRVHGVSRAEAEERARELLERLGLAGKAGEYPDRLSGGQQQRVAIVRALAVRPRLLLLDEITAALDPELVGEVLAVVRDLKDDGMTMVLATHEMGFARDVADQVCFLDSGVVLERGTAEQLFGDPQQERTRRFLRRIVEAGRL; from the coding sequence ATGGAGTCCGTGCGCAAGACGTTCGGCGACACGGTCGTGCTGCGGGACGTCGACCTGGAGGTCGCCCCGCACACGGTGACCGCGCTGATCGGTGCCTCCGGCTCCGGCAAGTCCACCCTGCTGCGCTGTGCGAACCTCCTGGAGGACATCGACGACGGCGCGATCTGGCTGGACGACGAGGAGATCACCGACCCGCGCGCCGACCAGGACGCGGTACGGCGCCGGATCGGCGTGGTCTTCCAGGCGTACAACCTCTTCCCGCACATGACGGTGCTGGAGAACATCACCCTCGCCCCGCGCCGGGTGCACGGCGTGTCCCGCGCCGAGGCCGAGGAACGGGCCCGGGAGCTCCTGGAGCGGCTCGGGCTCGCCGGGAAGGCGGGCGAGTACCCGGACCGGCTGAGCGGCGGCCAGCAGCAGCGGGTCGCGATCGTGCGCGCCCTGGCGGTACGTCCCCGTCTGCTGCTGCTCGACGAGATCACCGCCGCACTCGACCCGGAGCTCGTGGGCGAGGTCCTCGCCGTCGTCCGCGATCTCAAGGACGACGGCATGACCATGGTGCTGGCGACGCACGAGATGGGGTTCGCGCGCGACGTCGCCGACCAGGTCTGTTTTCTGGACTCGGGTGTGGTGCTGGAGCGTGGCACCGCCGAACAGCTCTTCGGCGATCCGCAGCAGGAGCGCACGCGGCGTTTCCTGCGGCGGATCGTGGAGGCGGGGCGTCTGTAA
- the aroQ gene encoding type II 3-dehydroquinate dehydratase: protein MPRTLANAPIMILNGPNLNLLGQRQPEIYGKDTLTDVEALCAKAAAAHGGTVDFRQSNHEGELVDWIHEARLNHCGIVINPGAYSHTSVAILDALNTCDGLPVVEVHISNIHKRESFRHHSYVSLRADGVIAGCGVQGYVFGVERVATLVGAAQADV from the coding sequence GTGCCCCGCACCCTGGCCAACGCCCCGATCATGATCCTCAACGGCCCCAACCTGAACCTGCTCGGTCAGCGGCAGCCGGAGATCTACGGCAAGGACACGCTGACCGACGTCGAGGCACTGTGCGCCAAGGCCGCGGCCGCGCACGGCGGCACGGTGGACTTCCGGCAGTCCAACCACGAGGGTGAGCTGGTCGACTGGATCCACGAGGCGCGGCTGAACCACTGCGGGATCGTCATCAACCCCGGCGCTTACTCGCACACATCGGTCGCGATCCTGGATGCGCTCAACACCTGTGACGGGCTTCCGGTGGTGGAGGTCCACATCTCCAACATCCACAAGCGCGAGTCGTTCCGGCACCACTCCTACGTCTCCCTGCGCGCCGACGGCGTCATCGCGGGATGCGGCGTGCAGGGATACGTCTTCGGAGTCGAGCGGGTCGCGACGCTGGTGGGCGCGGCCCAGGCCGACGTGTAA
- a CDS encoding S66 family peptidase: MTAPAYPPKPSPGDRIAVISPGAGLPGLFPRPYELGLERLREEYGLEPVEYPATRRMGSTPRERADDIHAAFADPGIKAIMASIGGDDQITVLPFLDRELIRANPKPFFGMSDNTNLLAFLRATGIVAYHGASVMVELGRPGAMHPQTADSLRAALFTSGPYELRPAERWRDVDRDWADPATFDAEPETRPGTGWTWLNADRVVEGRSWGGCLEILGWLLMADREVAHDLTEYDGGVLLLETSEDMPSAKEVFWTLRNMGERGLLRRFSALLMGRPKTWSFEQPNSPEAAARYAADQREAVLSAMRVYAPNTMIVFDVDFGHTDPQLVIPYGGIVRVDGPARRITVTY, from the coding sequence ATGACAGCTCCCGCCTACCCTCCGAAGCCGTCGCCCGGCGACCGTATCGCCGTCATCTCGCCCGGCGCCGGGCTTCCCGGGCTCTTCCCGCGCCCCTACGAACTGGGCCTGGAGCGGCTGCGCGAGGAGTACGGCCTCGAACCGGTCGAGTATCCGGCGACCCGCAGGATGGGCTCGACGCCTCGGGAACGCGCCGACGACATCCACGCCGCCTTCGCCGACCCCGGCATCAAGGCGATCATGGCGTCCATCGGGGGCGACGACCAGATCACCGTGCTGCCGTTCCTCGACCGCGAGTTGATCAGGGCGAACCCGAAGCCCTTCTTCGGGATGAGCGACAACACCAACCTGCTGGCCTTCCTGCGCGCCACCGGGATCGTCGCCTACCACGGTGCGAGCGTGATGGTAGAGCTGGGACGGCCGGGCGCCATGCACCCGCAGACCGCCGACTCCCTGCGGGCGGCGCTGTTCACCTCGGGGCCGTACGAGTTGCGACCTGCCGAGCGGTGGCGGGACGTCGACCGCGACTGGGCGGACCCCGCCACCTTCGACGCGGAGCCCGAGACGCGCCCCGGCACCGGCTGGACCTGGCTCAACGCCGACCGCGTGGTCGAGGGCCGCAGCTGGGGCGGCTGCCTGGAGATCCTCGGATGGCTGCTGATGGCCGACCGCGAAGTCGCCCACGACCTGACCGAGTACGACGGCGGGGTGCTCCTGCTGGAGACCTCGGAGGACATGCCGAGTGCCAAGGAAGTCTTCTGGACGCTGCGGAACATGGGCGAACGCGGCCTGCTCCGGCGCTTCTCCGCCCTTCTGATGGGCCGCCCGAAGACCTGGTCCTTCGAACAGCCCAACAGCCCCGAGGCGGCCGCCCGTTACGCCGCCGACCAGCGCGAGGCCGTACTGAGCGCCATGCGTGTGTATGCCCCGAACACCATGATCGTCTTCGACGTGGACTTCGGACATACCGATCCGCAACTGGTGATCCCCTACGGCGGGATCGTGCGCGTCGACGGGCCCGCCCGGCGCATCACCGTCACCTACTGA
- a CDS encoding MFS transporter → MLRLAAASLAGTAIEFYDFFVYGTAAALVLGPLFFPTFSPLAGTLAAFGTFGVGFVARPLGSVLFGHIGDRHGRRPVLVASLLLTGASTVAVGCVPTYDTIGVAAPVLLLVLRFLQGLGLGGEWGGAVLLTAEHAPAERRGLWSSFPQVGPAVGFLLANGVTLALAATLSEAQFSQWGWRVPFWAAGVLALVGLWLRSSLAESPGFLAIDDHARVPFAEVLRDHWRLVLLTAGALAVGYAIFYAVTTWSLSYGTERLGVSRTVMLTCIMAAVLVKGALTPVAALLSDRYGRRPLCLAGCAAAAVWMFPMVALLSTGEPLLMFLGFLGAMLAFITMFAVIAAYLPELYEPRVRCTGAAVGYNLGGVLGGALTPIVATALVEHSGRVPWGVGAYLTGIALLSLGCFALLPETRPVPAKVVAEPVMD, encoded by the coding sequence ATGCTGCGGCTCGCGGCCGCCTCGCTCGCCGGGACGGCCATCGAGTTCTACGACTTCTTCGTCTACGGGACCGCCGCGGCGCTGGTCCTGGGGCCGCTGTTCTTCCCGACGTTCTCGCCGCTGGCCGGGACGCTGGCCGCCTTCGGCACGTTCGGGGTGGGCTTCGTGGCGCGGCCTCTGGGCTCGGTGCTGTTCGGGCACATCGGGGACCGGCACGGCCGCCGGCCGGTCCTGGTGGCCTCGCTGCTGCTGACGGGCGCGTCCACGGTCGCGGTCGGCTGTGTCCCGACGTACGACACGATCGGGGTGGCCGCTCCCGTGCTGCTCCTGGTGCTGCGCTTCCTCCAGGGACTGGGGCTCGGCGGGGAGTGGGGCGGCGCGGTGCTGCTGACCGCGGAGCACGCGCCCGCCGAACGGCGTGGCCTCTGGTCGAGCTTCCCGCAGGTGGGGCCCGCCGTGGGCTTCCTGCTCGCCAACGGGGTGACGCTGGCGCTCGCCGCGACGCTGTCCGAGGCGCAGTTCTCCCAGTGGGGCTGGCGGGTGCCGTTCTGGGCGGCCGGTGTGCTGGCCCTGGTGGGGCTGTGGCTGCGGTCCTCGCTCGCCGAGAGCCCCGGCTTCCTCGCCATCGACGACCACGCGCGCGTGCCGTTCGCGGAGGTGCTCCGCGACCACTGGCGGCTCGTCCTGCTGACCGCCGGGGCGCTCGCCGTCGGATACGCGATCTTCTACGCCGTGACGACCTGGTCCCTCTCCTACGGGACGGAACGGCTCGGGGTGAGCCGTACCGTCATGCTGACCTGCATCATGGCCGCGGTGCTGGTGAAGGGCGCGCTGACACCGGTGGCGGCCCTGCTGAGCGACCGCTACGGGCGGCGGCCGCTGTGTCTGGCCGGGTGCGCGGCCGCCGCCGTGTGGATGTTCCCGATGGTGGCGCTCCTGTCGACGGGGGAACCGCTGCTGATGTTCCTGGGCTTCCTGGGCGCGATGCTGGCCTTCATCACCATGTTCGCCGTGATCGCCGCCTATCTGCCGGAGCTGTACGAGCCCCGGGTCCGCTGCACGGGCGCCGCGGTCGGCTACAACCTCGGCGGGGTCCTGGGCGGCGCGCTCACCCCCATCGTGGCGACCGCGCTCGTCGAGCACAGCGGGCGGGTGCCGTGGGGCGTGGGCGCGTATCTGACAGGGATCGCGCTGCTCAGCCTCGGGTGTTTCGCGCTGTTGCCGGAGACCCGGCCGGTGCCGGCGAAAGTGGTGGCGGAGCCGGTCATGGATTGA